TAATCCAAATCCAGGTCCTACAGACCATGCTGATTGAGATAAAGCTTGTAACCAAGTATTAGAATCAAAGAAAGTATCTGGAGATATAGCAAATAAATATTTTAATCCTTCAACAGAACCTGGTAAAGTCAAGGCTCTTCCTAACATTATTAATAAAACTATATATAATGCTGGAGTTAACCATTTTCCTATTAATTCTATTCCTCTACTTATCTTTTGAGCAACAATTACTGCAGTCAAAAGAAGTAATCCTACAAATATCCCTACATTTATCCATCCATTTGAAACACTATCAAATAATTGTACTAATTCCTGTGTTGTTTTTCCTTCAAATCCTTTCAAAGAGATAAATGCATATCTTAGACACCAACCCATAACAACTGTATAATATCCTGTTATTGCAACAGTAGTAGCCGCCATAAAAGCTCCCATCCAAGCATATTTTTTTCCTATAAAATCCTTAAATGCTCCAGGTGCTCCATGTCTTGTTAATCTTCCCATTACCATTTCTGCTGTAATAATAGGTATAGATATTGAAAATAAAATTATTGTCCAAGCTAGAACAAATGACCCTCCTCCATTTAAAGCTGCCATTCTTGGAAATCTCCATACATTTCCTGTTCCTACTGATGCTCCTATTAAAGTAAGTATTAGACCCCATCTTGATGAGAATACTTCTTGACCTTTTTCTTCCATAATTCCAACCCCTTTCTCCCTTTTTTATTTTAGATATGCTTTCAATATAGCATAATATCCTTCAATTCCTCTATAAGCTTGTTCTAACTCTATATATTCATCTATTGTATGTGCTAAACTTTCTTTAGAAGGTCCATATCCAATAGTTTTTATTCCTAATTCTCCTGCATAATGAGAAGCATTAGTACAGAAATACCAACAACTTACAGGTGGTTCTTGTCCTATTTCTTTCAAAGCAGTTTTAGCTTTTTGTATATATTCTTCTTTTTCATCATAAATCCATCCAGGAAAAAATCTTTTACAAACTATATCATTTCCTGTCCAACATTTATCTTTTCCATCAGAATAACTTACTTTTGCTTTAAATTCATTATCTTCTTTAGTTAATTTATTTATGATATCTTGTATAGGTTTTAAAACATCTTCCATTGTCTCACCAACAAGTAATCTTCTGTCATAAGTAGCCATACAATAATCTGGTACTACTGAAGCTCCTGGATACGGAGATGATTTTATATCTGTTAATTCTAGTACTCCATCTCCTAAGATTTCGTGATGTGAAAATGGAATTTTTCTTATTTCTTCTATTAACTTCATCATTTTATAAACTGAATTTATTCCTTCTTTTGGATTTGAAGAGTGAGCTGGTTTTCCAAATGTTTCTACTACTATTTCACCTCTTCCTTTTTGTCCTACTTTTAAATGAAGTTGTGAAGGTTCTCCTATAATTACATAATCTGGCTTAGCATATTTACTAATACTTCTTGCTGCTACTCCTTCAAAACATTCTTCATGTACAGAACCAGCAACAAATAGCTCTCCAGCAAATTCTTTATTTAAGTCTTTAGCTAAATATCCTCCAGCTAATGCCATTAGACATAAAGCACTTTTCATATCTGTACTTCCTCTACCATAAAGTTTTCCATCTGAAACTTCTCCCCC
This DNA window, taken from Fusobacterium sp. FSA-380-WT-3A, encodes the following:
- a CDS encoding YgeY family selenium metabolism-linked hydrolase — its product is MLTEERREEVVKVLQKAIQIKSYSGEEGEFAKYLEKLFLELGYDRVHVDEYGNVIASVKGKYEGPRILCEGHMDTVPVNESQWTKEPFGGEVSDGKLYGRGSTDMKSALCLMALAGGYLAKDLNKEFAGELFVAGSVHEECFEGVAARSISKYAKPDYVIIGEPSQLHLKVGQKGRGEIVVETFGKPAHSSNPKEGINSVYKMMKLIEEIRKIPFSHHEILGDGVLELTDIKSSPYPGASVVPDYCMATYDRRLLVGETMEDVLKPIQDIINKLTKEDNEFKAKVSYSDGKDKCWTGNDIVCKRFFPGWIYDEKEEYIQKAKTALKEIGQEPPVSCWYFCTNASHYAGELGIKTIGYGPSKESLAHTIDEYIELEQAYRGIEGYYAILKAYLK